A region of the Flavipsychrobacter sp. genome:
GCCGACTTTAAATTTTGTGCAAATACAGTAGTGGTCATTAGTACTGTTGCAATCAATAACAATGTATTTTTCATAGTATTTTTCTTTTTAGTTTTTAAAATATTGTTCGTTAACGATCTTGTTATCTTCCCATACCGATCTGATGATCTCATGCCAAAGTATAGTGCTACCATCCTTCATATCGAAATGAAAAGTATACTCAGCAAAAGATACATTCTCGCTAAAAGAAGAGTGATGGAGCGTTATTTCATTAACGTTTTTTATCGCTCCAGCAAAGCCCTCCATCTTTTTCAACATTTCAGTTTTATTACTTGTTTTGGCGCCGTCAAAATCAAGAGTAGTAGCATGATCTGCAAAAAACTTGTCAGTAGCTGCAACGATCAGCCCTTGTTTAATCATATCATTTTTTTCCGTTAAAAGTTGGTTTAAATCTTGTGTCATAAGCTTGTATTCGTTTTTGATTTACGATACAAAACTAGAAGCAGAGACACCATCCATCACTACAAAAATGTAGCTAAGTACTGTACTTTTAATTCGATGCGCGATAATGCATCGGTGTAATGCCAACATGCTTTTTGAAAAATGAAGAGAAATGATTTGACTCTTTAAAACCTAATTCATAAGCTATAGTAGTAGTACTGAACCCTTGCAGCAACATTTTTTGGGATTCATGGATTATTTTTTTAGATATCAGCTCATGCATACCCACACCTATTCTTTGCTTTACCTTCTTGGAAAACGACCTTGGTGTCATGCACAATTCATTAGCGTAGAACGAAAGCATATGTTTTTCCTTATAGTACTTGTCTATCAGTGTTAACACATCAGTTATAAAACTATCACGTCCATGCACTTCATATACACATCTAAATTCATGAGGTGCCATATTCGTATGTAGCTTAAAGAATTTATTGAAATATGCTGCATCTTTAAACCCCAACTCATAAGCTATTTCCTTAGTGCTCATATCTGTAAACACCACCTTTCGTTGTGCTTCTAATAGTATCTTTTTTTGCTTTAATTGTAATACTGTATAACACAACTTTTCTTTAGACAATGATTGTATGCGATTTGGAGCTTCGTTAAGAAAACCAGCAATATCTTTTAGTGTTATAGGTTCTCTAAATTTCACATCTACAACATCTTTTAAATCAAATAGTAATTCTACTTCACTCATTGTTGCAGAAAATGGATTCTGTTCCACCCATCTGTTAATAGCATTTGATAAGAGTACTACAGAAGACTGTTTTGTTTCCAGTTGTTCAAAATCATTGACCTTAACATACCCTACACTAACTAAATGCTTAAAGAGTAGCCTTGAATTTACCACTTGCTGTACACTATTTGCTGGAAAGTCTAAAACTTCTATCCTAAAATGGCCAGATAGCAATTGAAAGTACTGACCCGGCGAAAGAAAAATGGCTTTACCGGAGCTATAGCCGTAATTCTTAAAATCTATTTGAAATAGTCCATCTCCCTCTCTTATGAAAAGGAGGCAATATTGGTTAAAAGAGTATACTTGATAAACAAGAGGAGTAAATGATCTCATACTGATATCCTATCTCATATAGAGACGGATAAAATCAAAAATCATTTCATAAAGCATAAGTTTTTTTTATAAAGTTGCTTTTTGTTTCTGTCGCTCCACTGCTGTGTACAATTTGTAATACTCCCCTTTGGCAGTGATAAGCTCTTCATGATTGCCCTGCTCTATTATTTGCCCTTTATCCATTACCAATATGCTATCGGCCATACGTATTGTAGATAGCCTATGCGCTATAACAATAGACGTTCTGCCTTTTATCAAAGTATCTATGGCATTCTGAATCAACTGTTCACTTTCACTATCTACAGATGAGGTAGCCTCATCTAATATGAGTATTGAAGGGTTATACAATAAAGCTCTAGCAAAAGAAACTAGCTGGCGTTGCCCTTGTGACAAACTATTACCTCTTTCCATCACATCAAATTCGTACCCACCTGGCAAGGTCATTATAAATTCGTGAATGCCTAGCATTTGCGTAACGCGTTGTACTTCTTCTAATGGGATATCAGAATTACGCAATGTAATATTATCGTAAATAGTACCGGAGAATAAGAAGACATCCTGCAACACAATACCTATATGACTTCTTAATGTGTCAATATCATACTCCTTAATATCAGTACCGTCTATTAATATTTTTCCGTCTTGTATTTCGTACTGGCGGTTAATAAGGTTTATAATAGAAGTTTTACCTGCACCTGTATGTCCTACCACGGCCATTGTCTTACCCGCACCCAATTCAAACGATATACCTTTTAGAACAGGAATACCTTCTTTATAGCTAAAGTGTACATTTTTAAAAGACAATTTACCATCAATATGTTGAGGTTTGTAAACTCCTTCATTCTTTAAATGCTCTTCACTATCCAATACTGCAAACACACGCTCAGCAGCCACCACCCCCATCTGCAGTACGTTAAATTTATCAGCAAGCATGCGAAGAGGACGAAATAAAAGATTGAGGTACATCACGAAAGCAATAACAACACCAGGTGTAACATCATAATGCAACATACTTATTGCCCCCCACCATACTAACAAACCAAGAGAAACCGCTAAAATTATTTCTACAACAGGAAAGAAAACTGAATAGGCAAAAATAGCTCTAATATTAGCTGAGCGATGTTTCTTATTGATCATTTGAAACTTCTCTTGCTCTTTTTTCTCAGCAGCAAATGCTTGTACAATGTACATACCTACTATATGTTCCTGCACATAAGAGTTTAGGTCTGATACGGCATTACGTACCATTTGAAAAGACTTCTTTACACTTTCTTTAAAGTAGTAAGTAGCCAATATCATAAAAGGAAAAGTAGCAA
Encoded here:
- a CDS encoding helix-turn-helix domain-containing protein; the protein is MRSFTPLVYQVYSFNQYCLLFIREGDGLFQIDFKNYGYSSGKAIFLSPGQYFQLLSGHFRIEVLDFPANSVQQVVNSRLLFKHLVSVGYVKVNDFEQLETKQSSVVLLSNAINRWVEQNPFSATMSEVELLFDLKDVVDVKFREPITLKDIAGFLNEAPNRIQSLSKEKLCYTVLQLKQKKILLEAQRKVVFTDMSTKEIAYELGFKDAAYFNKFFKLHTNMAPHEFRCVYEVHGRDSFITDVLTLIDKYYKEKHMLSFYANELCMTPRSFSKKVKQRIGVGMHELISKKIIHESQKMLLQGFSTTTIAYELGFKESNHFSSFFKKHVGITPMHYRASN
- a CDS encoding ABC transporter ATP-binding protein, which translates into the protein MYLSITLSIVLAALAPLRPYLIQLSIDKYINNKLLEGLIWVSVIQLGVLLIESLIRFVFMYRINWLGQTTVNDMRKTVFKKILNQNIAYYDRTPIGTLTTRTINDIEAVNEVFGQGVISIIADVLTILAIIGVMLVTDWKLTLICLATFPFMILATYYFKESVKKSFQMVRNAVSDLNSYVQEHIVGMYIVQAFAAEKKEQEKFQMINKKHRSANIRAIFAYSVFFPVVEIILAVSLGLLVWWGAISMLHYDVTPGVVIAFVMYLNLLFRPLRMLADKFNVLQMGVVAAERVFAVLDSEEHLKNEGVYKPQHIDGKLSFKNVHFSYKEGIPVLKGISFELGAGKTMAVVGHTGAGKTSIINLINRQYEIQDGKILIDGTDIKEYDIDTLRSHIGIVLQDVFLFSGTIYDNITLRNSDIPLEEVQRVTQMLGIHEFIMTLPGGYEFDVMERGNSLSQGQRQLVSFARALLYNPSILILDEATSSVDSESEQLIQNAIDTLIKGRTSIVIAHRLSTIRMADSILVMDKGQIIEQGNHEELITAKGEYYKLYTAVERQKQKATL